In Colletotrichum higginsianum IMI 349063 chromosome 3, whole genome shotgun sequence, a genomic segment contains:
- a CDS encoding Multicopper oxidase, translating to MFFRASHLVAALALFEGSSAKDWLSPEYRFFYQFPLPIPPVKKPKLSVTNPVTNKQIDYYEVDIVPFKQQVYPNKGLTSLVGYDGISPGPTFLVPRGRETVVRFTNKAVLPSAVHLHGSPSRAPWDGWAEDRILPGQYKDYYYPNSQSGRFLWYHDHAMDITAVNAYFGQAGAYIIQDPAEDALGLPNAYGVNDIPLVLSSKQYNNDGSLFSPAGETDSLWGDVIHVNGQPWPFFKVEPRKYRLRFLNAAVSRSFILYFKRQTGGANIPFQVIASDAGLLTGPITTSTLTMSMAERWEVVFDFSKHAGQNITLRNQEDVGKDKDYGFTDQVMRFVVGRGPVADTSVVPARLRDVPFPPRQGNGVDRHFEFHRQNGLWKINGVGFSDVQNRILARVPRGTVEIWEFENGGGGWTHPIHVHLVDFRILSRTKAKRPVLPYEAAGLKDVVWLDAGEVVRVEAHYAPWDGVYMFHCHNLIHEDHEMMAAFNVTALADLGYNETSFADPMEARWRAVPVSAAAFSTDAIVRKVQFMASLQPYNNEEEVLRRLQQYWATRGGVKMRRVTRAELDAEAIDGPEQ from the exons ATGTTTTTCAGGGCCTCTCACCTCGTGGCCGCCCTGGCACTTTTCGAAGGGTCGTCGGCCAAGGACTGGTTGAGTCCCGAGTACCGGTTCTTTTACCAGTTCCCTCTGCCCATCCCGCCCGTGAAGAAGCCGAAGCT GTCCGTCACCAACCCGGTCACCAACAAGCAGATCGACTACTACGAGGTCGACATCGTGCCCTTCAAGCAGCAGGTCTACCCCAACAAGGGACTGACTTCGCTCGTTGGCTACGACGGCATCTCCCCCGGTCCCACGTTCCTGGTCCCCAGGGGCCGTGAGACGGTTGTCAGGTTCACCAACAAGGCCGTTCTGCCAAGCGCCGTCCATCTCCATGGCTCGCCCTCT AGGGCTCCCTGGGACGGCTGGGCCGAGGATAGGATCTTGCCCGGGCAGTACAAGGACTACTACTACCCCAATAGCCAGAGCGGCCGCTTCTTGTGGTATCACGACCACGCCATGGACATT ACGGCGGTGAACGCCTACTtcggccaggccggcgcctACATCATCCAGGAccccgccgaggacgcgctCGGCCTCCCGAACGCCTACGGCGTGAACGACATCCCCCTGGTCCTGTCCTCCAAGCAGTACAACAACGACGGttccctcttctcccccgcCGGCGAGACCGACAGCCTCTGGGGCGACGTCATCCACGTCAACGGCCAGCCGTGGCCCTTCTTCAAGGTCGAGCCTCGCAAGTACCGCCTCCGCttcctcaacgccgccgtctcccgCTCCTTCATCCTCTACTTCAAGCGCCagaccggcggcgccaacaTCCCCTTCCAGGTCATCGCCtccgacgccggcctgctcaCGGGCCCCATCACCACGAGCACCCTGACCATGTCCATGGCCGAGCGCTGGGAGGTCGTCTTCGACTTCTCCAAGCACGCCGGGCAGAACATCACCCTCCGGAACCAGGAGGACGtcggcaaggacaaggactACGGCTTCACCGACCAGGTCATgcgcttcgtcgtcggccgcggccccgtcgccgacacCTCGGTCGTGCCGGCCCGCCTGCGCGACGTCCCCTTCCCGCCGCGCCAGGGCAACGGCGTCGACCGCCACTTCGAGTTCCACCGCCAGAACGGCCTCTGGAAGATCAACGGCGTCGGCTTCAGCGACGTCCAGAACCGCATCCTCGCCCGCGTGCCCCGCGGCACCGTCGAGATCTGGGAGttcgagaacggcggcggcggctggacGCACCCCATCCACGTCCACCTCGTCGACTTCCGCATCCTCAGCCGCACAAAGGCCAAGCGGCCCGTCCTCCCCtacgaggccgccggccttAAGGACGTCGTCtggctcgacgccggcgaggtcgtccgCGTCGAGGCCCACTACGCCCCCTGGGACGGCGTCTACATGTTCCACTGCCACAACCTCATCCACGAGGACCACGAGATGATGGCCGCCTTCAACgtcaccgccctcgccgacctgggcTACAACGAGACCTCCTTCGCCGACCCCATGGAGGCCCGCTGGAGGGCCGTTcccgtctccgccgccgccttcagcACCGACGCCATCGTCAGGAAGGTCCAGTTCATGGCCTCCCTGCAGCCCTACAacaacgaggaggaggtccTGCGGAGGCTTCAGCAGTACTGGGCCacccgcggcggcgtcaagatGAGGCGTGTCACTAGGGCCGAGCTGGATGCCGAGGCCATTGACGGGCCCGAGCAGTAG
- a CDS encoding Amine oxidase, whose protein sequence is MYLRQLSLCLLAFLWAACEPAEAGRSTKPFANISTCDINGVAPKVKATKANVWSPISPGDNLAVWNLLHQPATGLNLTDPSKATITDNYVYWIDTLPTNKSNVLPYLHGAANPPPKYARVVIFRGGQEVPDSQEYMVGPLPVTADTRVEELDYIFNGGTGGNVPFNSRYFDAAREAATEPLLVSVMRNISDITSELIGGVYHGMGDNRTTLHTTSGTPMSYDGTQAFRTVMFRYPNAAAYLTPLDFFVMLDITGTDASRYRLRGIVTNERFFPTTAAIRAAWVEGGLKKQFKQTRNPDWAFLDYKSELGARDLEHKLAPQSLEIGGKRYKIDEEEKYIEYMGWSFYTSYSRTLGLMYYDIRFKGDSVIYELSLQEATAQYAGFTPSAAGTVYQDTHYSLGTNLGTLVEGYDCPFGSTFWNVTHHEGNSSVVNTDAICIFEADAGYPISRHRFEAENKYGFSYLGTVKASALTMRSIATVGNYDYMFDYSFHVDGSLEVVVRASGFIQASFYHPDQEQFGPRVQEATMGSLHDHVLTYKADFDIVDTKNSLEVSQLVLVNQTQPWYPELGFFEQMQLQKSTMKGEQQFNWQPNQAAMYCVVNPGANNSWGEKRGYRIIPGRSNIHLTSLDSPWTKHQSPFAKSHLALSRQHDNEPYANSHSNVNLPLKPQQDFLKFFDGESVENEDIVLWFNLGMHHFTRSEDVPVTLYNEAVSSIVFAPQNFHDRAQDGDLRNRRWISVNRTSGELRFDSYGVELPSQCRVEFSEPVLGIKKNEGGA, encoded by the coding sequence ATGTATCTGAGGCAGTTGTCTCTCTGCCTTCTGGCATTTCTTTGGGCAGCCTGTGAACCAGCCGAGGCCGGCAGATCGACCAAGCCCTTTGCAAACATTAGCACCTGCGACATCAACGGAGTTGCGCCCAAGGTGAAGGCTACCAAAGCCAACGTGTGGTCTCCAATCTCCCCCGGAGACAACCTTGCTGTCTGGAATCTCCTTCACCAGCCAGCCACGGGCCTTAATCTCACAGATCCCAGTAAGGCTACGATCACAGACAACTACGTCTATTGGATAGACACTCTGCCCACCAACAAGTCCAACGTTCTACCGTATCTCCATGGGGCTGCCAATCCGCCACCAAAGTATGCGCGGGTGGTCATTTTCCGTGGCGGACAGGAAGTGCCAGATTCTCAAGAGTATATGGTCGGGCCTCTTCCCGTAACGGCTGACACAAGGGTTGAGGAGCTCGACTATATCTTCAACGGCGGTACCGGAGGGAATGTTCCTTTCAACAGCCGCTATTTCGATGCTGCCCGCGAAGCAGCCACCGAGCCGTTGTTGGTTTCGGTCATGAGGAACATCTCAGACATTACCTCGGAGCTAATTGGCGGCGTATACCACGGGATGGGAGACAATCGAACGACTCTCCATACAACCAGTGGCACGCCTATGTCATACGACGGTACCCAAGCCTTCCGCACCGTCATGTTCAGATACCCTAATGCGGCAGCGTATCTGACGCCCTTGGACTTTTTCGTAATGCTGGACATCACCGGAACGGATGCTTCGCGTTACAGATTGAGGGGGATCGTCACCAACGAAAGATTCTTCCCTACGACTGCGGCTATCAGGGCTGCTTGGGTGGAAGGAGGGCTGAAGAAACAGTTCAAACAAACGCGGAACCCGGATTGGGCGTTTCTCGATTACAAGTCTGAGCTTGGCGCCCGAGATTTGGAACACAAGCTGGCGCCCCAGAGTCTCGAGATTGGAGGGAAACGTTACAAgatcgacgaggaagaaaagTACATCGAATATATGGGCTGGTCTTTCTACACCTCGTACTCTCGAACACTTGGGCTCATGTACTACGACATCAGGTTCAAGGGCGACAGCGTCATCTACGAGCTCTCGCTGCAGGAAGCTACAGCccagtacgccggcttcacACCGAGTGCTGCCGGAACAGTCTATCAAGATACGCATTACAGCTTAGGTACTAACCTCGGTACCTTGGTTGAGGGATACGACTGTCCGTTCGGCAGCACATTCTGGAACGTCACACATCACGAGGGCAACTCCTCGGTCGTCAATACCGATGCCATATGCATCTTTGAAGCAGATGCTGGCTACCCTATCTCACGGCATAGATTTGAAGCGGAAAACAAGTACGGGTTCAGTTACCTGGGAACTGTGAAAGCGTCGGCTCTTACTATGCGGTCCATTGCAACTGTTGGTAATTATGACTACATGTTCGACTATTCTTTTCATGTCGATGGTTCTCTCGAAGTCGTTGTCCGAGCTTCTGGATTCATACAAGCCTCTTTCTACCACCCGGACCAGGAACAATTCGGACCTAGGGTTCAGGAAGCAACCATGGGGTCCCTTCACGACCACGTCTTGACTTACAAGGCCGATTTTGACATCGTTGATACCAAAAACAGTCTCGAAGTGAGCCAGCTTGTGTTGGTCAACCAGACGCAGCCATGGTACCCCGAGCTTGGTTTCTTTGAGCAGATGCAGCTGCAGAAGTCCACGATGAAGGGTGAGCAGCAGTTCAACTGGCAACCAAACCAAGCAGCCATGTACTGTGTCGTCAATCCCGGAGCCAACAACTCGTGGGGCGAGAAGCGCGGCTACCGAATCATCCCTGGAAGATCCAACATCCACCTCACGTCCCTCGACTCTCCCTGGACCAAGCACCAGAGCCCGTTTGCCAAGTCTCACCTGGCGCTCTCTCGGCAACACGACAACGAGCCGTACGCGAACAGCCATTCCAACGTCAACCTGCCTCTGAAACCCCAGCAGGATTTCCTCAAGTTCTTTGACGGCGAGAGCGTGGAGAACGAGGACATCGTTCTCTGGTTCAACTTGGGCATGCACCACTTCACGAGGTCCGAGGACGTCCCCGTCACGCTTTACAACGAGGCCGTCAGCAGCATAGTCTTTGCGCCCCAAAACTTCCACGACAGAGCGCAGGACGGCGATCTGCGCAACAGGAGATGGATCTCTGTCAACAGGACGTCTGGGGAACTTCGGTTCGACTCCTACGGCGTCGAGCTACCCTCGCAATGCCGAGTTGAGTTTTCAGAGCCTGTTTTGGGCATCAAGAAGAATGAGGGGGGAGCTTGA
- a CDS encoding Epoxide hydrolase has protein sequence MVAFIFRIIQQNPSNRLAKVTLYHSISQTRPSMPGIQIQDFKVDIPAAEVERLQRKLRDTRLPGKPVVPDAGPNYGPEYQWAENLYNAWTTDFNWYDVQEEMNQVPHHIATIEDLQIHFVHARSDRLKAIPLLAVHGWPGSFWEFSQVWGPLSNPTDPNDPAFHVVAPSMPGFCWSSWPPRSGWKLQDNARVFDKLMKGLGYNEYMVQCGDWGHFVGRELGSKYTDSCKLVHCNFAPSPMPDGAEYTDREKRVAERGEDWLQNHIGYAVAMRTRPHTIGIALHDNPMGTLMWVGEKYNEAANPENQAKPFWTKAILTTVSLYFFTGCILPSMLPYYESPSHEDFNEFVMQEENRIRVPFGYTSFLFDTEPASRRAVERTGDLVFYRGMRPGLVD, from the exons ATGGTTGCATTTATCTTTAGGATAATCCAACAGAACCCATCGAACCGGCTTGCAAAGGTCACACTATATCACAGCATCTCCCAAACCAGACCAAGTATGCCGGGCATCCAAATCCAAGACTTCAAGGTCGATATCCCAGCAGCGGAAGTTGAACGACTGCAACGCAAGCTCCGAGACACGAGGCTTCCTGGCAAGCCTGTTGTCCCGGATGCTGGTCCAAACTATG GCCCTGAGTACCAATGGGCGGAGAACCTGTACAATGCTTGGACGACCGATTTCAATTGGTACGATGTGCAGGAGGAGATGAACCAAGTGCCTCATCACATCGCCACCATCGAGGACCTCCAAATTCACTTCGTTCATGCCCGGTCAGACCGCCTAAAGGCAATTCCACTGCTTGCCGTCCATGGCTGGCCTGGATCCTTTTGGGAGTTTAGCCAAGTATGGGGACCATTGTCTAACCCAACCGACCCGAACGACCCGGCTTTCCACGTCGTCGCGCCCAGCATGCCGGGCTTCTGCTGGTCCTCTTGGCCGCCGCGGTCGGGATGGAAGCTACAAGACAACGCTCGCGTCTTCGACAAACTCATGAAGGGGCTTGGGTACAATGAGTACATGGTCCAGTGCGGCGACTGGGGTCATTTCGTCGGACGCGAGCTGGGTTCCAAGTACACCGACTCTTGCAAGCTTGTGCACTGCAACTTCGCGCCCAGTCCCATGCCAGATGGTGCGGAATACACTGATCGCGAAAAGAGGGTTGCCGAGCGCGGTGAAGACTGGCTTCAGAATCACATAGGCTATGCTGTCGCCATGAGAACTCGG CCTCATACGATTGGCATAGCGTTGCATGATAATCCCATGGGTACCCTCATGTGGGTGGGCGAGAAGTACAACGAGGCCGCGAACCCTGAGAATCAAGCCAAACCGTTTTGGACAAAGGCGATCTTAACGACGGTATCGCTTTATTTCTTCACCGGCTGCATCTTGCCTTCAATGCTGCCTTACTACGAAAGCCCATCCCACGAGGACTTTAATGAGTTTGTCATGCAAGAGGAAAACCGCATTCGAGTTCCCTTTGGGTACACGTCTTTCCTCTTTGACACTGAGCCGGCATCAAGACGGGCGGTTGAGCGGACGGGCGACTTGGTATTCTACAGAGGTATGAGACCAGGGCTGGTTGACTGA
- a CDS encoding Methyltransferase — translation MDSDGIEWARDESTHVDDMDSDVDSAIDEATGQTDLLSLTSSILDYQFENGRSYHSMSQGTRAYTLRYGRSKPTMPAPTKHGVRRDAHAGPDLQHHIWLITLDGELGTSPGRHTAKRVLDMGTGTGIWAIDFADAYPGAEVIGVDLSAIQPELLPANCSFEIDDLELDWEWNQPFDYIFNRSVAGSWSNFRSIIQKAYDNLEPGGYFEIQDLELPSYCDDGTVPPTAALYRWQNALVDASNEIGRPLNYAPSSLGDLRDVGFVEIRHRVFQWPFNSWPEDPKLKEIGRWNCANLDMGLEGFSLALMTRVKGWTRDAVEELCEEVKREVVDTRLHAYWKQHVIYARKPGGAPS, via the exons ATGGACAGCGATGGGATAGAATGGGCTAGAGACGAA AGCACACACGTTGACGACATGGATTCCGACGTCGACTCCGCGATCGACGAG GCGACCGGACAGACCGATTTGCTCTCCTTGACGTCGAGCATCCTCGATTACCAGTTCGAAAACGGCAGATCATACCACTCCATGAGCCAAGGCA CAAGAGCTTATACGCTACGGTATGGTAGATCCAAACCCACAATGCCCGCCCCAACCAAGCACGGAGTTCGTAGAGACGCTCACGCGGGACCAGATCTTCAGCACCACATCTGGCTGATAACCCTGGACGGAGAGCTGGGAACTAGTCCGGGCAGACATACGGCGAAGAGAGTGCTGGATATGGGCACAGGGACTGGTATCTGGGCCATCGACTTTG CCGACGCATATCCTGGCGCGGAG GTTATTGGTGTAGACCTGAGTGCTATCCAGCCTGAGCT ATTGCCAGCCAATTGCAGTTTCGAGATTGACGACCTTGAGCTCGATTGGGAGTGGAACCAACCCTTCGATTACATCTTCAACCGCTCTGTCGCAGGCAGTTGGTCGAATTTCCGGTCCATCATTCAAAAGGCCTATGA CAACTTGGAGCCAGGCGGCTATTTCGAGATCCAAGACCTGGAACTCCCGTCGTactgcgacgacggcaccgtgCCCCCGACGGCGGCCCTCTACCGGTGGCAGAACGCGCTCGTGGACGCCTCCAACGAGATCGGCCGGCCCCTCAACTACGCGCCGTCCTCCCTGGGCGACCTCCGGgacgtcggcttcgtcgagatCCGCCACCGGGTCTTCCAGTGGCCGTTCAACTCGTGGCCCGAGGACCCCAAGCTGAAGGAGATCGGCCGCTGGAACTGCGCGAACCTGGACATGGGGCTCGAGGGCTTCTCTCTGGCGCTCATGACGAGGGTCAAGGGGTGGACGcgggacgccgtcgaggagctgtGCGAGGAGGTCAAGAGGGAGGTCGTGGACACGAGGTTGCACGCATACTGGAAACA ACACGTTATATATGCCAGAAAACCCGGTGGAGCGCCGTCCTGA
- a CDS encoding Integral membrane protein: MAFDAAVASVTLTGSILSFLATLGVLISFVFYHDQQRSFRHALVLNLTLAGIIYIKDKELHPGAACVLNGMIGQLSVQASDFSILAIAVVTFLTITRKTYMPNTSTSRKIMICLSVWVVPIITSTTATVMGTMEPVSGNWCWISRDRSDLRYALTHGWRFGIIFTTILIYLYVWWYLGRHFRSMVSTSDPLYNSGDSNGDVITSSIRKKQGFEVIQAPELELDQFERPKPTWSEPQKKLPNPQHDKETALGFHAHELGPARDSSSDEEDDVEARAQSNRLSESRGPHLVEDPLAEEPRRKMSARISRFDDHDLDMTQASEARFSYLEQEDKLHQSAAGGPSHLQRDMPPPAAKRLSRIAMDSFAFGSGSKRGNRSRSSTLEWHLPPSRQLQSRDFPLNPSLHNIPTKQAPQNVTATMMSDFPIRQQTRKVEREIKRMMLLNAYPVMYVVLWIPGLVNRLMEASGNTSQSRVLSALQSSSQYIGLANAITYGFNQHVRHRIKGDVFGWLRRR, from the exons ATGGCCTTCGATGCGGCAGTCGCATCCGTCACCCTCACGGGTAGTATTCTCTCTTTTCTAGCAACACTAGGCGTCTTGATTTCTTTCGTTTTCTACCATGATCAGCAACGTTCCTTTCGCCATGCCCTCGTTCTGAACCTGACGTTGGCCG GCATCATCTACATCAAGGACAAAGAACTGCACCCGGGTGCCGCGTGCGTCCTGAACGGCATGATCGGCCAGCTCTCCGTACAGGCCTCCGACTTCTCTATTCTGGCTATTGCGGTCGTCACGTTCCTTACGATTACACGGAAAACCTACATGCCAAATACTTCAACCTCCAGAAAAATCATGATTTGCCTTTCCGTTTGGGTTGTCCCCATCATCACCAGCACCACAGCGACAGTGATGGGCACCATGGAGCCTGTCAGCGGAAACTGGTGTTGGATATCACGAGACCGATCCGATCTTCGATACGCGCTCACTCACGGCTGGCGCTTCGGCATAATCTTCACCACCATTCTCATTTATCTCTACGTCTGGTGGTATCTCGGACGACACTTCCGTTCCATGGTCAGCACCTCCGACCCATTGTACAACAGCGGCGACTCCAACGGCGACGTCATCACATCATCCATACGCAAGAAGCAGGGATTCGAGGTCATCCAAGCACCAGAGCTGGAATTGGACCAGTTCGAACGACCGAAACCGACCTGGAGCGAACCACAGAAGAAATTACCGAATCCGCAACACGACAAGGAGACGGCCCTCGGGTTCCACGCTCATGAACTCGGCCCGGCCAGGGACTCGAGctcggacgaagaggacgacgtgGAAGCAAGAGCACAAAGCAACAGACTATCGGAGTCCAGGGGGCCGCACCTCGTCGAAGATCCCCTGGCCGAAGAACCGAGGCGGAAGATGTCTGCGAGGATCTCCCGCTtcgacgaccacgacctGGACATGACCCAAGCGTCCGAGGCAAGGTTCTCGTACCTGGAACAGGAGGACAAACTGCATCAGAGCGCGGCGGGAGGACCATCACATCTCCAGCGCGACATGCCGCCTCCAGCGGCAAAGAGACTCTCACGCATCGCCATGGACTCCTTCGCTTTCGGCTCCGGCAGCAAGCGGGGCAACAGAAGCCGCAGCTCAACCCTGGAGTGGCATCTGCCGCCTTCCCGGCAGCTTCAGTCGAGGGACTTCCCCTTGAACCCGAGCCTCCACAACATCCCGACCAAGCAGGCGCCGCAGAACGTCACCGCGACCATGATGAGCGACTTCCCCATCCGCCAGCAGACGCGGAAAGTCGAGCGCGAGATCAAGCGCATGATGCTCCTCAACGCCTACCCCGTCATGTACGTGGTGCTCTGGATCCCCGGCCTCGTCAACAGACTTATGGAGGCGTCGGGGAACACCTCGCAAAGCAGGGTCTTGTCGGCGCTGCAGAGTTCGAGCCAGTACATCGGCCTCGCGAACGCAATCACCTACGGCTTCAACCAGCACGTGCGGCACAGGATAAAGGGCGACGTGTTCGGATGGCTACGTCGAAGATGA
- a CDS encoding Calcineurin-like phosphoesterase: MASQIVARVCAVAAIVMGTSRGIPEACRRQVAMMNKGGSPLSFSNDGVFKISIFEDLHFGENAWEAWGPAADIKTVGVIKKVLDDEKPDLVVLNGDLITGENAYLENATFVLDQLVKPMVERDLPWASTYGNHDYQLNITGSDILAREKQWPNARTQKMVSNPNAGVSNYYLPVYPSDCTKDDCKPDVILWFFDSRGGFAYMQTNSDDSVKMVGQPNWVDGSVVDWFKSTSADLNKKHNAKIPGVAFVHIPPKVSRAIQDKGIDAEKNPGINDDKPLSHQAEGWCDDGSQKTSCRYGGQDVAFMKAVSESQGVIGVFSGHDHGNSWCTKWKGKVDGVAVDGTGVNLCFGQRTGYGGYGNWIRGSRQLFLTRDMLAKGELDTSIRLESGAVVGSVTLNSTYGEDKYPATPNDRT, encoded by the exons ATGGCATCACAGATTGTGGCCAGAGTgtgtgccgtcgccgccatcgtcatggGAACATCGCGCGGCATTCCAGAAGCGTGCCGGCGGCAAGTTGCCATGATGAACAAAGGTGGCAGCCCATTGAGCTTCAGCAACGACGGGGTCTTCAAAATCTCCATCTTTGAAGACCTTCACTTTGGGGAGA ATGCATGGGAGGCGTGGGGCCCTGCGGCAGACATCAAGACTGTCGGAGTCATCAAAAAGGTGCTTGACGATGAGAAACCGGACCTGGTGGTGCTGAACGGCGACCTCATCACTGGCGAGAACGCATACCTGGAAAACGCCaccttcgtcctcgaccagctAGTCAAACCGATGGTGGAGCGCGACCTCCCGTGGGCAAGCACCTACGGTAACCACGACTATCAACTCAACATCACGGGGAGCGACATCCTCGCGAGGGAGAAGCAGTGGCCCAACGCCCGCACGCAGAAGATGGTCTCGAACCCCAATGCCGGGGTCTCCAACTACTACCTCCCAGTCTACCCGTCCGATTGCACGAAGGACGACTGCAAGCCCGATGTGATTCTCTGGTTCTTCGACAGCAGGGGCGGCTTCGCGTACATGCAGACCAACTCGGACGACTCGGTGAAGATGGTCGGCCAACCGAACTGGGTTGACGGGAGCGTCGTCGACTGGTTCAAGTCGACGAGCGCCGACCTCAACAAGAAGCACAACGCAAAGATCCCCGGCGTCGCCTTCGTTCACATACCGCCCAAGGTGTCGCGGGCCATCCAGGACAAGGGgatcgacgccgagaagaaccccggcatcaacgacgacaagccgCTGTCGCACCAGGCCGAAGGGTGgtgcgacgacggcagccaGAAGACCAGCTGCCGCTacggcggccaggacgtCGCGTTCATGAAGGCCGTCTCGGAGAGCCAGGGCGTGATCGGCGTCTTCAGCGGCCACGACCACGGCAACAGCTGGTGCACCAAGTGGAAGGGCAAGGTGGACGGCGTGGCGGTGGACGGGACGGGCGTGAACCTGTGCTTCGGCCAGCGCACCGGGTACGGCGGGTATGGCAACTGGATCCGCGGTTCGAGGCAGCTCTTCTTGACGCGGGACATGTTGGCCAAGGGCGAGCTCGACACGTCCATCCGACTGGAGTCTGGCGCCGTTGTTGGCTCGGTGACGTTGAACTCGACCTACGGCGAGGACAAGTACCCCGCCACTCCGAATGACAGGACCTGA